The following proteins come from a genomic window of Lolium rigidum isolate FL_2022 chromosome 5, APGP_CSIRO_Lrig_0.1, whole genome shotgun sequence:
- the LOC124652095 gene encoding outer envelope pore protein 16-2, chloroplastic-like — protein sequence MSRLDARTLKEEVASMDRRPLLDLGHPLLNRVTDSFIRAAGVGAARAVSKEAYFVTVEGLGGDNTGLDNVKRNTHFSSARGDDGQKSLDAVVKSAGKEAIQWGLAAGVYSGVTYGLREARGCHDWKNSAIAGALAGAAVALTGDTGHADHVVHFAITGAALSSAATMLSGIF from the exons ATGAGCAGGCTGGACGCGCGCACGCTCAAGGAGGAGGTGGCGAGCATGGACCGGCGCCCGCTCCTGGACCTCGGCCACCCGCTCCTCAACCGCGTCACCGACAGCTTCATCCGCGCCGCCGGGGTCGGCGCCGCCCGGGCCGTCTCCAAGGAGGCCTACTTCGTCACCGTCGAAGGGCTCGGAGGAGACAACACCGGGCTGGACAACGTCAAGAGGAACACCCATTTCTCCAGCGCCAGAG GGGATGATGGCCAGAAGTCGCTCGATGCGGTGGTGAAATCGGCCGGCAAGGAGGCCATTCAGTGGG GACTGGCGGCCGGAGTGTACTCTGGGGTAACGTACGGCCTGAGGGAGGCCAGAGGATGCCATGACTGG AAGAACAGCGCCATTGCAGGGGCGCTCGCCGGAGCGGCGGTGGCGCTCACCGGGGACACCGGGCACGCCGACCACGTCGTCCACttcgccatcaccggagccgcgctCTCGAGCGCGGCGACCATGCTCTCCGGCATATTCTGA
- the LOC124652616 gene encoding protein DETOXIFICATION 16-like: protein MDGKPGTAAVHEALLASPAAAAKDDGGDGLAAAEVKRLVRLGGPIVLSCILQNLVNMVSVMVVGHLGELPLAGASLAASLANVTGYSLLAGMATALDTLCGQAYGAGRYHRLGAYKQRAMVVLSLACVPISLVWANTTKILLFLGQDPAIAAEAGVYARWMIPSLAAYVPLQCHIRFLQAQGVVLPVTASSGATALFHPLVCWLLVYKAGMGSKGAALSNAVSYGVNLVILAMYVRLSAACKDTWSGFSREAFKELRQFTELAMPSAMMICLEWWSFEILVLLSGLLPNPQLETSVLSICLNTGALLYMVPLGLSSSISTRVSNELGAGQPQAAKLAMRVVMYMALSEGLVIALTMILLRNVWGHLYSDEQEVVTYISRMLPVLGISFFIDGLHSSLSGVLTGSGKQNIGAAVNLGAFYLLGIPMAVLLAFVFHLNGMGLWLGIVCGSFTKLALLVFIAWCIDWEKEAEKANDRVFSSSFRLVA, encoded by the exons ATGGACGGCAAGCCTGGCACGGCCGCCGTCCACGAGGCGCTGCtcgcttcgccggcggcagcggcgaagGACGATGGAGGGGATGGCCTCGCTGCGGCGGAGGTCAAGCGGCTCGTGCGGCTCGGCGGGCCGATCGTCCTGAGCTGCATCCTCCAGAACCTCGTCAACATGGTCTCCGTCATGGTCGTCGGCCACCTCGGCGAGCTGCCCCTCGCCGGCGCCTCCCTCGCCGCCTCCCTGGCCAACGTCACCGGATACAGCCTCCTC GCCGGCATGGCGACGGCGCTGGACACGCTGTGCGGGCAGGCGTACGGCGCGGGGCGGTACCACCGCCTGGGCGCCTACAAGCAGCGCGCCATGGTGGTGCTCTCGCTCGCCTGCGTCCCCATCTCCCTCGTCTGGGCCAACACCACCAAGATCCTACTTTTCCTCGGCCAGGACCCGGCCATCGCGGCGGAGGCCGGCGTGTACGCGCGGTGGATGATCCCCTCGCTCGCCGCGTACGTGCCGCTGCAGTGCCACATCCGCTTCCTGCAGGCTCAGGGCGTCGTCCTGCCCGTCACCGCCAGCTCCGGCGCCACCGCGCTGTTCCACCCGCTCGTCTGCTGGCTGCTGGTCTACAAGGCCGGCATGGGCAGCAAGGGCGCCGCGCTCAGCAACGCCGTCTCGTACGGCGTCAACCTCGTCATACTGGCGATGTACGTCAGGCTGTCGGCCGCCTGCAAGGACACGTGGAGCGGCTTCTCCCGGGAGGCCTTCAAGGAGCTGCGGCAGTTCACCGAGCTCGCCATGCCATCCGCCATGATGATCTG CTTGGAGTGGTGGTCGTTTGAAATCCTTGTGCTCCTCTCTGGACTCCTGCCTAATCCTCAGCTGGAGACGTCAGTGTTATCAATATG CCTCAACACAGGCGCTCTGCTCTACATGGTACCACTTGGCCTCTCTTCTTCCATCAG CACGCGCGTCTCAAACGAACTTGGTGCCGGGCAGCCTCAGGCAGCGAAGCTAGCGATGCGGGTTGTCATGTACATGGCGTTGTCTGAAGGACTGGTGATAGCCCTGACCATGATCTTGCTACGGAACGTCTGGGGGCACCTTTACAGCGACGAGCAGGAGGTGGTCACGTACATCTCCAGGATGCTGCCGGTCCTCGGGATATCTTTCTTCATTGATGGGCTTCACAGCTCTCTTTCAG GCGTCCTTACGGGGAGCGGCAAGCAGAATATCGGCGCAGCCGTGAACCTCGGCGCGTTCTACCTACTGGGAATTCCGATGGCCGTGCTGCTTGCATTCGTCTTCCACCTGAATGGAATG GGTCTCTGGCTTGGCATCGTCTGCGGCAGCTTCACCAAATTGGCGCTGCTGGTATTTATCGCCTGGTGTATAGATTGGGAAAAGGAG GCAGAAAAGGCAAACGACAGGGTCTTCAGCTCATCTTTTCGCCTAGTAGCATGA
- the LOC124653976 gene encoding uncharacterized protein LOC124653976 has protein sequence MAGKEDDPVVTVKELAAVLQAMDEKYKVMFDAIRKQRESSKSENEMKEEVHPLQMPSVKLEGAESYANWSEHVETILVSRKLEGYILGTIEKPADENSREGQRWKMTNALVRAWLLSSVSPEIAKQVGRIKHAAEIWRLLKGTYSGVGNEMLACRIQKELQELSQGEKTVVEYVSGLKRLWSDLDYYDPVGLECGKCVEEFSKWTERRRVRDFLNGLNLKYENRRAALYGSGKLPSLEQAISAIISEETRLKLDESVPATQGMALRHSALFATRNPSFQKARVPAYDRNCFECGQPGHLKASCRELFGGGRGRGQVWRGRGRGRLPQGHGGGGRGQGTRPAGRANVSATIEDASKII, from the exons ATGGCAGGCAAGGAGGATGATCCGGTGGTTACAGTGAAGGAGCTTGCAGCGGTTCTGCAGGCAATGGATGAGAAATACAAAGTTATGTTTGATGCAATTCGAAAGCAAAGGGAAAGCTCAAAGTCAGAGAATGAGATGAAGGAAGAAGTTCATCCTCTGCAGATGCCTAGTGTGAAGTTGGAAGGTGCAGAAAGCTATGCCAACTGGTCGGAGCATGTTGAGACAATACTAGTCTCAAGGAAGCTTGAAGGTTACATATTAGGAACAATTGAGAAACCTGCTGATGAAAATTCCAGAGAGGGCCAGAGGTGGAAGATGACGAATGCCTTGGTAAGAGCATGGTTGTTAAGCTCGGTATCGCCAGAAATTGCTAAACAGGTTGGAAGGATCAAAC ATGCTGCAGAGATTTGGAGATTGTTGAAAGGCACATACTCAGGAGTAGGAAATGAGATGTTGGCATGTAGAATTCAGAAAGAGCTACAAGAGTTGAGTCAAGGTGAGAAGACGGTGGTAGAATATGTGTCTGGGCTGAAACGTCTATGGAGTGATTTAGATTATTATGATCCCGTCGGATTGGAGTGTGGAAAATGTGTTGAAGAATTCAGTAAATGGACCGAAAGGAGGCGTGTCAGGGATTTTCTAAATGGACTCAATCTTAAATATGAAAACAGAAGGGCAGCACTTTATGGCAGTGGGAAGCTTCCTAGTTTGGAGCAGGCTATTTCTGCGATCATTAGTGAAGAAACTCGGCTGAAGCTAGATGAAAGTGTGCCGGCCACTCAGGGGATGGCACTGAGACATTCAGCTCTATTTGCCACTAGAAATCCTAGCTTCCAAAAGGCAAGAGTACCTGCATATGATAGGAACTGTTTTGAGTGTGGCCAGCCAGGACATCTTAAAGCCTCGTGTCGTGAACTATTTGGAGGGGGGCGTGGACGAGGTCAGGTTTGGAGAGGTCGTGGTCGTGGACGTCTCCCTCAaggccatggtggtggcggccGTGGCCAAGGAACAAGACCAGCTGGAAGGGCAAATGTTTCAGCCACTATCGAGGATGCATCGAAAATTATATAA